A portion of the Acidobacteriota bacterium genome contains these proteins:
- the mgtE gene encoding magnesium transporter gives MAVPRRNDLVLESVRRLLRMGATANLLNLLQKQHPADLAQVFAELNERDCHAVFNVLVERNGKLAVEALSEYGPEKGSLLLADRPAEEIARLVQEIPSDDAAALIDYLPEELSAVVLELIRPKPGGGPSELLDYEEQTAGRLMNPNVFALPEDLTAGEAITAIQTGRDVEMVFYLYVVDERRHLVGVTSLRRLILVSPDTPLKRIMTSDVYSARVDTDQEEVARRVASYNLLAIPVVDPENKLVGVITVDDVIDILKDEATEDVFRLAGVSTFDGVLSAPFESLKRRMPWLLVNLLTAFGAAWVVSRFEATITQVVALSFLMPIVAGMGGNAATQTLAVIVRGIALGELTWSNARQALMKEALVGLGNGIALGLVATLGAWALTGDWALGAILGLAMVINMFIAATAGTLIPLGLRAAKVDPALASSVFITTLTDVFGFLAFLGLATLFLRFLHIAPVP, from the coding sequence ATGGCGGTGCCGCGCAGGAATGATCTCGTGCTGGAGTCGGTCCGGCGCCTGCTCCGCATGGGGGCCACGGCCAACCTCCTCAACCTGCTCCAGAAGCAGCACCCGGCCGATCTCGCCCAGGTTTTTGCTGAACTGAACGAACGCGATTGCCACGCGGTCTTTAACGTCCTGGTCGAGCGCAACGGGAAACTGGCCGTTGAGGCGCTCAGCGAATATGGCCCCGAAAAGGGCTCACTCCTCCTCGCCGATCGTCCGGCCGAAGAAATCGCCCGCCTCGTCCAGGAGATTCCGTCCGACGACGCGGCGGCACTGATCGATTATCTGCCTGAAGAACTGTCCGCGGTCGTCCTGGAACTCATCCGTCCGAAGCCCGGTGGTGGCCCGTCCGAGTTGCTCGACTACGAAGAGCAGACCGCCGGCCGGTTGATGAATCCGAACGTGTTCGCGCTGCCGGAAGACCTCACCGCCGGCGAAGCGATCACTGCGATCCAGACCGGGCGCGACGTCGAGATGGTGTTCTACCTCTACGTCGTTGACGAACGACGGCACCTGGTGGGCGTCACGTCGTTGCGGCGACTCATCCTCGTGTCACCCGACACGCCGCTCAAGCGCATCATGACCTCCGACGTCTACAGCGCGCGCGTGGACACGGACCAGGAAGAAGTGGCGCGTCGCGTCGCGTCGTACAACCTGCTGGCGATTCCGGTCGTTGATCCCGAAAACAAACTCGTCGGCGTCATTACGGTAGACGACGTAATTGATATTTTGAAGGATGAGGCGACCGAGGACGTCTTCCGGCTCGCCGGCGTCTCCACGTTCGACGGCGTTCTGTCAGCGCCATTTGAGTCGCTGAAACGCCGCATGCCCTGGCTGCTCGTGAACCTGTTGACGGCGTTTGGCGCTGCGTGGGTCGTGAGCCGATTCGAAGCCACGATCACACAAGTAGTCGCGCTGAGCTTCCTGATGCCCATCGTTGCCGGCATGGGCGGCAATGCCGCCACGCAGACGCTGGCCGTCATCGTGCGCGGTATCGCGCTCGGCGAATTGACCTGGAGCAACGCGCGCCAGGCGTTGATGAAGGAAGCCCTCGTCGGCCTGGGCAACGGCATCGCACTCGGACTGGTGGCCACGCTTGGCGCGTGGGCTCTGACGGGCGACTGGGCGCTCGGAGCCATTCTGGGCCTCGCCATGGTCATCAACATGTTCATCGCGGCCACGGCCGGCACGCTGATTCCGTTGGGCCTGCGCGCCGCCAAAGTCGATCCCGCCCTCGCGTCATCGGTGTTCATCACCACGTTGACCGACGTCTTCGGGTTCCTCGCGTTCCTGGGCCTCGCCACGCTCTTCCTGAGGTTCCTGCACATCGCGCCGGTGCCATGA
- the recO gene encoding DNA repair protein RecO: MRTHVAEAIVLRTYRYGEADRIVVFLTEDRGKKRGVAKNATNSRRRFGGALEPFTRGRVSYVEREGRELVRLDRIEPIDGPMRAAEGRADDQAAQVLGHASYFAELLDEWAPDAMANERLFRLGASVGAALCRGGSVESLARYFEYWLLRLEGVYPSLDCCARCGRSLDDGAVLVTGEWHMVCGQCGTGSLRVSRAAMGLLRRAATATPAAVTDAGADAGTLRELEAVHARLIAMHLEKDLRSARVVRELRPQL; the protein is encoded by the coding sequence ATGCGCACCCATGTGGCCGAGGCCATCGTCTTGCGCACCTACCGCTATGGTGAGGCGGACCGGATTGTAGTGTTCCTGACCGAGGACCGGGGCAAGAAACGCGGTGTGGCGAAAAATGCCACGAATTCGCGCAGGCGGTTTGGCGGGGCACTGGAGCCGTTTACGCGCGGCCGGGTGTCGTATGTGGAGCGTGAAGGGCGCGAGTTGGTACGACTCGATCGGATCGAACCTATCGATGGCCCAATGAGGGCGGCTGAAGGCCGGGCCGACGACCAGGCGGCACAAGTGCTGGGCCACGCCAGCTACTTTGCCGAACTCCTCGACGAATGGGCGCCCGACGCCATGGCGAACGAACGCCTGTTCCGGCTGGGCGCGTCGGTCGGGGCGGCATTGTGCAGAGGTGGGTCGGTGGAAAGCCTCGCGCGGTACTTCGAGTATTGGCTCCTGCGGCTCGAAGGCGTCTATCCGTCGCTTGATTGCTGCGCGCGTTGCGGCCGATCGCTCGACGACGGGGCGGTGCTGGTCACAGGGGAGTGGCACATGGTGTGTGGGCAGTGTGGCACCGGGTCGCTGAGAGTCTCGCGAGCGGCGATGGGCTTGCTGCGGCGAGCGGCAACGGCCACGCCCGCCGCGGTGACGGATGCCGGCGCTGATGCCGGCACGTTGCGTGAACTCGAAGCGGTGCATGCGCGATTGATTGCGATGCACCTGGAAAAAGATTTGCGATCGGCGCGAGTGGTAAGGGAATTGAGGCCGCAGTTGTGA
- a CDS encoding glycine--tRNA ligase subunit alpha encodes MTFQDLISKLSDYWSAQGCLIQQPMDTEMGAGTMHPETFLRVLGPAAWNVAYVQPCRRPADGRFGENPNRLLKHHQFQVILKPAPDDVQDLYLQSLEACGIDLRAHDVRFEEDNWESPTLGAWGIGWQVLYDGLEITQFTYFQQAGGIDLAPVAVELTYGLERFAMSLQGVDNLFDLEWARGVKYGTVRLRDEVEQSKYAFAHVTMPDGEFGQFHRNLFTQYYDFAWALLKSGLALPALDYCLKCSHAFNLLDSSGSIGVTERTSYILRVRQLAVAIAKAWTTDPMVQTDPPVVSDRRESNHGS; translated from the coding sequence GTGACGTTTCAAGATCTGATCTCCAAACTTTCAGACTATTGGTCGGCGCAGGGGTGCCTGATTCAGCAGCCGATGGACACCGAGATGGGGGCAGGCACCATGCACCCGGAGACGTTCCTGCGTGTGCTCGGTCCCGCTGCGTGGAATGTGGCCTACGTCCAGCCCTGCCGCCGGCCCGCCGATGGCCGGTTCGGCGAAAACCCGAACCGCCTGCTCAAGCACCATCAGTTCCAGGTCATCCTCAAACCCGCGCCAGACGATGTGCAGGACCTGTATCTGCAGAGCCTGGAGGCGTGCGGCATTGATCTGCGGGCGCATGACGTGCGTTTTGAAGAGGACAACTGGGAATCACCCACGCTGGGCGCGTGGGGTATTGGCTGGCAGGTGCTGTACGACGGACTCGAGATCACGCAGTTCACGTACTTCCAGCAAGCCGGCGGCATTGATCTGGCGCCCGTCGCGGTGGAGCTGACCTACGGGTTGGAACGGTTCGCGATGTCGCTGCAGGGGGTGGATAACCTGTTTGACCTGGAGTGGGCGCGGGGCGTGAAGTACGGCACCGTGCGGCTGCGCGACGAGGTGGAGCAGTCGAAATACGCGTTCGCGCATGTGACGATGCCGGATGGCGAGTTCGGGCAGTTTCACCGCAATCTGTTTACGCAGTACTACGACTTTGCCTGGGCGCTGTTGAAGTCGGGCCTGGCGTTGCCGGCGCTCGACTACTGCCTCAAGTGTTCCCATGCGTTCAACCTGCTCGACTCGAGCGGCAGCATCGGCGTCACGGAACGGACGTCCTACATCCTGCGCGTCCGCCAACTCGCTGTGGCCATCGCGAAAGCCTGGACGACGGATCCGATGGTGCAGACCGACCCACCTGTGGTGAGCGACCGAAGGGAGTCGAACCATGGATCGTGA
- a CDS encoding glycine--tRNA ligase subunit beta translates to MDRELLIELGLEELPASWLPPLTQHMSDTLRAALKAHGLPATEAIEVHGTPRRLAACVPSLVDRQDDRDETLTGPPVSAAFGADGQPTPAALGFAKKQGVEFSALTQVETPKGRYLAFEKKSRGRATVDVLPDVLTQLLRTLPFPKQMHWDAELHDGKGELLFGRPIRWLLFLYGGRVVPYTIARTALAASVKVQDVASGAVTYGHRFLATSGRAGRAIKVRGFDEYKKKLAENFVFLSRIERRDRIVRELDGYARKIGGHVMLHESAQAEALLDEVPDLVEYPSVVSGTFSADFLSLPAEVLTTTLIHHQHYFPVVGAGGALLPAFLAVTNTQGGHDKGIATNAGRVVAARLRDARFFWDADRKIGLEARLGRLDTLTFHKKLGSYRAKSDRVAALARWIATDVFQQAEAEATHAERAGLLAKADLATDMVREFTELQGQMGGIYAREGGEPEAVWKAVYYHYLPTAVEPTAAPQAAILGAARVTWAAVALADKLDTIAGLFHAGERPTGSRDPFGLRRAAHGVIRILVDLEPLTGLTVRPALGVLLTQAVKGYRPVDAEGGAESQGHVMTEEAWVEVNAFLRERLAYVLEVRGADRRNVRAVLTGGADRPVADLAANVAALPEFAASASFRALATAFKRIKNIARELPDAEFQQQEHSGAALGTLLTEPSELALLAELDKRSAVIAQAVGTGRGYREAYLEASKFEPAVAQFFTDVFVMADDLTLRQARLRLMKRLEQLILQLGDISEIVAAE, encoded by the coding sequence ATGGATCGTGAACTTCTCATCGAGCTGGGTCTCGAGGAATTGCCGGCGTCGTGGCTTCCGCCACTGACGCAGCACATGAGCGACACGCTGCGTGCGGCGCTCAAGGCGCACGGGCTGCCTGCGACCGAAGCCATTGAAGTGCATGGCACGCCGCGGCGGCTGGCCGCCTGTGTGCCGTCGCTGGTCGATCGGCAGGATGACCGCGACGAGACGCTGACCGGCCCGCCTGTGTCGGCGGCGTTTGGCGCCGATGGGCAGCCCACGCCGGCGGCGCTGGGGTTTGCGAAGAAACAGGGCGTGGAATTCTCGGCGCTCACGCAGGTAGAGACCCCCAAAGGGCGGTACCTCGCGTTCGAGAAAAAGAGCCGCGGCCGCGCCACCGTGGACGTGCTGCCGGACGTGCTGACGCAGTTGCTGCGCACGTTGCCGTTTCCGAAACAGATGCACTGGGACGCCGAATTGCACGACGGCAAAGGCGAGTTGTTGTTCGGACGGCCGATTCGCTGGCTGCTGTTCCTCTATGGCGGCCGTGTGGTGCCGTACACCATCGCGCGCACCGCGCTTGCGGCGAGCGTGAAAGTGCAGGACGTCGCGTCTGGCGCCGTGACGTACGGCCATCGCTTTCTGGCCACGAGCGGGCGGGCGGGCCGCGCGATCAAGGTGCGGGGCTTTGACGAATACAAGAAGAAGCTCGCAGAAAACTTCGTGTTTCTGTCGCGCATCGAGCGGCGAGACCGCATCGTGCGTGAACTGGATGGCTACGCCCGCAAGATCGGCGGCCATGTGATGTTGCACGAGTCGGCGCAGGCCGAGGCGTTGCTCGACGAGGTGCCGGATCTGGTCGAGTACCCGTCGGTGGTATCGGGTACGTTCTCGGCCGACTTTCTCTCGCTGCCGGCGGAAGTGCTGACGACGACCCTGATCCATCACCAGCACTACTTCCCCGTGGTGGGGGCGGGCGGGGCGTTGCTGCCGGCATTCCTGGCGGTCACCAACACGCAGGGTGGCCACGACAAGGGCATTGCCACCAATGCGGGACGCGTGGTGGCGGCACGCCTGCGTGATGCGCGGTTCTTTTGGGACGCGGATCGGAAGATCGGCCTTGAAGCGCGGCTCGGCCGCCTCGATACGCTGACCTTCCACAAGAAGCTCGGTTCGTATCGCGCCAAGTCAGACCGTGTGGCGGCGCTGGCGCGCTGGATTGCGACCGACGTGTTCCAGCAGGCCGAGGCCGAGGCCACGCATGCCGAGCGGGCGGGCCTGCTCGCCAAAGCCGACCTGGCCACCGACATGGTGCGCGAGTTCACCGAACTGCAGGGGCAGATGGGCGGCATCTACGCGCGCGAGGGTGGTGAGCCCGAGGCCGTGTGGAAGGCCGTGTATTACCACTACCTTCCGACGGCCGTGGAACCTACCGCTGCGCCGCAGGCGGCGATCCTGGGCGCCGCACGTGTCACCTGGGCGGCCGTCGCCCTGGCGGACAAGCTCGATACGATTGCCGGGTTGTTCCATGCCGGGGAACGTCCCACGGGGTCACGCGATCCGTTTGGGCTGCGTCGCGCCGCTCACGGCGTGATTCGAATCCTCGTCGATCTTGAACCGTTGACGGGGCTGACCGTGCGCCCCGCGCTGGGCGTGCTCCTGACGCAAGCCGTGAAGGGCTATCGCCCTGTCGACGCCGAAGGCGGTGCCGAGTCGCAGGGCCACGTGATGACCGAAGAGGCGTGGGTGGAGGTCAACGCATTTCTGCGCGAGCGGCTGGCCTACGTGCTGGAAGTCCGCGGCGCGGACCGGAGAAACGTGCGGGCCGTGTTGACCGGCGGGGCGGATCGGCCCGTGGCCGATCTGGCGGCCAACGTGGCCGCGTTGCCGGAGTTTGCGGCGTCGGCGTCGTTCCGGGCGCTTGCGACGGCATTCAAGCGCATCAAGAACATCGCGCGCGAACTGCCGGATGCCGAGTTCCAGCAGCAGGAACACAGCGGCGCGGCCCTGGGCACACTCCTGACAGAGCCGTCCGAACTGGCGCTGCTGGCCGAACTCGACAAGCGGTCGGCGGTGATCGCCCAGGCGGTGGGTACCGGCCGCGGCTACCGCGAAGCCTATCTGGAAGCCTCGAAGTTTGAACCGGCGGTGGCGCAGTTTTTTACCGATGTATTTGTGATGGCCGACGACCTGACATTGCGTCAGGCGCGGCTTCGATTGATGAAGCGGTTGGAGCAATTAATCCTGCAGCTCGGAGATATCTCCGAGATCGTGGCAGCGGAGTAG